The sequence CAGCAATGAATATAATTCCAAATGAGGGAAAGCCATCTCTTGTAAGTTCTACTGAGGTTAAGGAGTCATGCATTAACATTTCAGCTTCTTATAACTAagacagcaaaatatattgaaatggaactttttttaaaaaaccaaaaacccactcAGGTAGCAAGGTTAAGAGCATCCCTAGAGGAAGCTGTCCAGGAAGCGTTCTAAAAGGTCACCCTGAAGCTCATCTTTCACAGACACCTCAGTTTGGCAAGCTGTGTTTTGGCAGCTCCTCTTACTTTGCCAGAGCtgtggaggagaagctggcctaGAAGGAAGAgaccaaaataataaatgaataaatacacaTGTGGTTATTGTATGCCCATTCTTCCTTGTGTGTAGGCTGTTCAAATCCCAAAATTCCCTTCCTATTTATGGACAAGAgggcattatttatttgtttatttttttagctggtttttatttaatttgccaCAAAAAAAATCTAACATTGACATTTTGATAATGGCACTCATGCCTTCCATCCCTGTAGACAAACTATAGAAACAGAGGCAAGTGTCCTCTCtgtcatattcattcattcattcattcattcattcattcactcattcataAATACACTCCAGTTGCAGTTACTATGTCCAATCCTATCAGCTATTGATATAAGCAACAAACAGGCATGGGTCAACAACACACAGGTTTCTTTTAGCAATACAGAAAGGCTCAGTTGTTGCATAAGGCAATGCAGGGCTAGGACAGTGTTGGGAAATTCAGTGTGCCTGGAAGGTCATCCCCAAGTCTGGACTGGATCTCCATCAGCCCCCACCCTGCTGCCTGATTAGACCAGGAGCAACGATGGCCTTACCAGTCATCTGGGAGGACCAGCTGTTGCCTGCACATGGTGGGGCTGGTTGGGTTTGAAGCAAGGTGTTTTCTTCTTAAGACCTGCACTGGGCTGCAGCAAGGAGTGATCATGACCTTTGCATAAGGGGTACAGACGGGTTTGTTCCAGGTCCTTTGTTTGAGCAAATGCTCGTCTGTGGTCAAGGGGAAAAAGGGGTTACAAAGCAGAAAGCCACATAAGCAGTTAAGAATGTCAAGACAAGCCCGGAGGGATCAGAACAAAGGTCCATCAAAtttaatacatcatcatcatcatcatcatcatcaagtccTGCAATCCAGCAGCAGATGGCCAGATGGCACCAAATCAAACTTTGCAATCCCGTGGAGCAGTTTCCCATTTCTGTGGCTTTTAGACAGCAAGACCTATGAGCCTATGCCAGCAACACTCTGTAGCATAACTCTGCAAAATGCAAGACCATTAGCACTGTGGGGTGAAAAAGTGGGTCACACActgaataaacaagcaagcaagcaagcaagcaagcaagcaagcaaacaaacaaacaaacaaacaaacaaacaaacaaacaaacaaacaaacacacacacaagacaatAACGCTTTTGGagacctccaaagacagagacagacaggATTTCTATGCCTTTCTGCCTTTACGTATGTACTACAGAAAACACAGGCATAACCACAGTAGAACACACCTGCCATGTGTTTTGAAGCTATACTAGAGGTGGAGACAATTACCTTGCACCCCCCTGGCAGCCACTGGGGCAGAGAGCCTTCGGGAAGGATCTCTCACATCGAATCCTGGCCACGAAGACAAGAATCCTTGCTGCAGGAATAGGGCCTTGCGTTGCTCAAACTGCTTCCTCTGCCAAGGAGAAGAAGACAGATtattatctaccgtatttttcactccatatgacacacttttttcctcttaaaaactaaggggaaatgtctgtgcgtcttatggagtgaatgtgtggtccctggagctaaaTTGCCGGAGTGTGGCATGCTCCtaagctgctctttggggctggaggGGGAAACCCAGGCTTCCCCCTCCAGCTCCAGGAGCAGCGGGCAGGCTGCACGCAGATGCGCGCTCCTGAGccgctctttggggctggcgggggaaaccTGGGTGCCGGCAGAGCAACCGgggcttcccctgccagcccTGACAAGCTCTGGGAACAGCGGGCAGGCTGCgggcagcctgtccgctgctccctgagctgctctttggggcATTTCCAGAATTCTACCAATCTCTCAGCCATCTTGAGACCACTCAgaacttctccttccatggtGGAAAGCTCAGTCAGATGATCAACTTGTGGTTGAGCTATACTGCTTAAGATTCTAGGAGCTCACAATAATCCTCTCTGTCatattcattcacacacacacacacacacacacacacacacacacacaccctccatacAAAGAACTAGATGTTCAAGAGAAGGGTCCCAGCTTAGCCTTTTCCCTGACATGCCAGACTATGAGAAGACAATTTGACTTTGTGTTTGTTCCTggggaaataaaaggtaaaggttggGTCCAGTtgtagacgactctggggttgtgacgttcatctcactctgtaggccaagggagctggcatttgtccacagacagttgttccaggtcatgtggccagcatgactaagccaagaACCAGAGCAGagtacagaaacgccatttaccttcccgccagagcagtacctatttatctacttgcactttgacgtgctttcaaactgctaggtgggcaggagctgggaccgaacaacaggagctcaccccgttgcggggattccaaccgctgaccttctggtcggcaagccctaggctctgtgtatAAACTTGAGGTTTAAGAAGATGAATctatcagggatgaggaacctttgggccctccagatgttgctggacgacaactcccatcatccctgaccactaactGATGGGATTCAGAGCCCAACAACATATAGAAGGCCCACATCTGCCCTACCCTGTTTCATCATTCTCAAGGAGGCATTGCTGCTGCTTGTTAAAAATGTATAAAGGTGGCAACTTGGCTTCAGGTCTTCAGGAAAGTAGCTGCCTACCTCCCACCCCAGCCGAATGGCCGCTTCTGTGAAGTTTTTCCTCTCTACTTCAAATGCTTGTTTCTGCTCCTCAAACCTATTCTGTTCTTCTTGCAGCAACTGCTGTTCCTCCAGAAAATAAGATCCCTTCAGGTGAGCTGGGAGCTCTGAACTGGAGGCAGCGGTCAATTGCTCCTGAAAGAAGGAGACATGTCACTTTGGGtgggaaaatgaaatgaagaaacaaCGGATTTTTTCTCTGTCATCCACCATTACGGGGCAACATCTTGTCCCCAACCCCATGTTAGCCCTGCTTCCAATGCTACCAATCCAAAATGTCAAGCATAAAGTGCTGGCCTTCTTTCTTATGAGCAGCGAGACAAATAGTTGCTTACAATTGGGGAGGAAACCattatatggaacttgccgaactgaccgggagactccgagaccagagagaagagacggtggaagaagattggaaggagtttaaggaatatttgaaaaaatgtgttaatatttaaatattggaaaagctttggaagtggatataggctgtagggttagaagtagaagatagtgtgttttaaaatagtattatttgtaagtgataaaatgtgaagttactttaagtgtgataaaaaaaaagATGCTTAGAAAcgatgatatatgtaaactgctaaagatgaagtaaaatgaaaatcagataggtgggacttggggaacccacttaacaatgtttagaaaaataaggatatgacaagaatttgtttgtattgcttgtcttttctgtttgtgttctttatttgtgttataaaatgaataattttttttttttggaaaaagcaaTTGGGGGAAAAACCACCCTTCCCATCACAGAAAGTTGGGCCCAATATGTGTGAAATATAGCATTTATGGAACGCTTAACTCACTTATCAGAGGGTGATAAGAGGAATACCAAAGAAAGATGGGTTTGACTCTTGATTTATATCATTTATTAACAAGAGTAGAGTAATCTCCCTTCCATGTGGATGACTGAATGCAAGAGTTAACACCTGTACATGTATTTGTCTTGGAAGACAACATGTTTggtaactgattttttttaaaaaaataattcagtaAAGTCTGTAAACAAATAAACGGGCCACCCTTTCTGATTACAGAGCTTTCCGCCAAGGGGAGTAGGAACAGAACACGTCTCCATTACAAACTTGCATTGGTTCTGCCCCAGTTTTAACAGCCATGCGTTTCCCAGTAACTGAGTCCTGGAAACCACAGTTTGGTGCTGGTAATTCTACGGTCAGAACTATGGTTCTCATTGTTCCTTGCAAGAAGGCAAGGCTACCAACCAGTTTGTGGTGCTACAAGATTCAGCCAGTAGAGGGAACTAAAAGGCTGAACTAACAAGGGATGAAACTTCACAAGCACCTGCTGCTGATAGTGTGTGGGGTTCAGCCATATAAAGTCTGCAAACAGCAGCCTGTAAGTACAAGTCATAGACCTTTTCCCACAGCCCAATTATTTGTGCACCAACTCACAGAAAGAACCCTGCTCTTCCATCACACTTGCTGCAATTCCATGTGTACTCAGTCGCCTGTCCTGATGAATTCAATACTTTAGGATGAATTCCAGTTACCTTAGAGTACTTCCAACTTCCTCTTCCAAAAGGAGACCCCCCCACACATCAGCCCAAGCAAACTCTCTAATGCTCTGTATGCAACTTCCCCCCTTCCAGTGGACATTTGGCACCTGCTtgctggcctcggtccagtatatctgaaggagcgtctccacccccatcgttctgcccggacactgaggtccagcgccaagggccttctggcggttccctcgctgtgagaagccaagttacagggaaccaggcagagagccttctcggtggtggcacccgccctgtggaacgccctcccaccagatgtcaaagagaaaaacaactaccagacttttagaagacatctgaaggcagccctgtttagggaagcttttaatgttgaatagactattgtattttaatattctgttgggagccgcccagagtggctgggaaaacccagccagatgggcagggtataaataaattatattataatattattattattattgatcttAGTTTGTGCAGCCAGAGCATCTGGGCAGGATAACTGGAGATGTGATGCCAGCTACATGCACACTCAACCCCTGCCCACCCTGACTATTGAGAGTGTCAATTTCAGAAGGTTTTGCTGGCCATGATCATTGGCTGCTGTCCACAAGTTGTGCAATATCTATATGAAACTGCAAAGAAGCACCCAGGAGTTTGGAGTTCAGTATGTTGTTGACACCACGCTCTATTTTTTATTTCCACTCCATGAAAAAGCTGCATAGAGGTTCTGAACTGAGCCCTAGAGGCAGTAGATGTCTTCTGGCCAATGTGAAGCTTAATCCAGACAGGACAGAGGTGTTCCTGGTTGGCAGAGCTGACTCAGAAGTGTGTAACTGATTTTTGATGGGGTAGCTTTCCGCTTGAAAACAGGTGTTCCCATTTGGGGGTTCTTCTGGACTTTGCTATCACCTTAGATGCTTATGTATCAGCACCAACTAAGCCCATTCCTTGAAGCTGCACATTTGGCTAGGGTGACATGCACTTAAATTGCATCCCAGGGCTGCCTTTGAGGAGAGTCCTTGGAAATTTCAACTGATTCAGAATATCACAGCCAGGCTGTTTATAGGAAACGTGCCTTCTTTAATTCAAATACCTACGCTTGCAACATATGAACACAgtaggggacccctgaccattaggtccagtcgtggccgactctggggttgcggtgctcatctcgctttattggccaagggagccagcatacagcttccaggtcatgtggccagcatgactaagccacttctggcgaaccagagcagcgcacggaaatgccgtttaccttcccactggagcggtacctacggtatttatctacttgcactttgatgtgctttcgaactgctaggttagcaggagctgggaccgagcaacaggagctcaccccgttgcggggatttgaaccgccgaccttctgatcggcaagtcccaggctctgtgctttaacccacagcgccacccacgtcctgtacTAAGCAAACTAAGGTTTGTCtaccccaggggtaggcaaactaaggccggatgcagcccaatcgccttctgaatccagcctgcggacggtccgggaatcagcgtgtttttacatgagtagaatgtgttcttttatttaaaatgcatccctgggttatttgtggggcataggaattagttctttttttttcttttccaaaatatagtccggccccccacaaggtctgagggacagtggaccggcccccttctgaaaaggtttgctgacccttggcCTAAAATCTAATGTGTCACCTGCAGAGGGcagacaggaatgcctggagaATGgccagaattgaccaaatctttCCTTTACCTGGAAACATTGTTGCTGCAATGCAATCAGCACCCTGCTCTCCTCAATTTCTCCCTTTAGCTTCATGATTTCCTTCTCGTGATCCGTCACGCTGATTACAGGGTCTTGCCCACCTCCCTCAGATACACAGGAATCAGCTGCATAGACAGCtgtggagggaaagggaaagcaggAATGTGTCTTTATGGAGCCCAACATTTCAGCTCTAGGAGGCTCACAGAAGGAAACTACAAGAGAGACACAGATTTTGGAGCATTCGAACTCAGGACTTCCAACACATCAGCTTGTCTGGTGGGtccaaaaatgtaaaaaataatttcaagctTCAAGCTGCACTTAAAGAGATTTCAGGATCAGTATGGTTTGGTGAAGAGAGTTGAAAAGCCAGACTCCACTGCAAactgatctacctcacagggttgttgtaaagttCTTAAAGTACCTTGCGTATTTTTAAAGCTGAAAACCGGATCAGTTCGTTATTGTatgcaatattttaaaagataacagtgtacatacatacaaacacacccTTCCAGGTGGTGTAAGTGTCTTAAGGCAATCTGATAGGTCAGAGCAGCTTCACCTGTTGCGTTCCTAACATACCATGCCTTTGCTTTATAAACATCACTGCTAAGGAAGGCTGCATTCTAGTGGTAACAATGCACCAAGTTTTGATATAAGCAAGTGTCCTTGTTGCCAGTAAACTTTCGTGAGCAAAAAGGCATTATAGGAGGATTATGGCTCTTGTTTGCTTTCGAATTAGCTCCAGCCAGAATCAAAGCTGaacaaaacactgcaaaaaatGTCAGCCAGACCACCTTTGTTGGTTCTTTTTGAGCTGATGACGATTTCTGGCTTTTCAATTCAGGCAAAAGGGGGCTTGCCCATACCACAAGAGAACAAGGCCAAGTAACCAAGCTTTCGTTCTGCTATGCATGCAAGGTTCCATGCTGTGTTTTACTGCTGCTAAGGTCTTGCACATGTCATCCCTGATTTGAACGCTAAGAACCAACATAAGCCAACATCGGAACTGGGTGAGACATGCAATCAAATGTTGTAGTGTGGATTTCAGCCagcttctctccccacacccattATGGAAGCAAAAAAGACCTTGCCCTGTGTAATCCCAGCATTTGACATACAGAGAAGTTGATGTATGCAGAGGAACCATTACAGCTGCTATCCTCCAGGAATGTGCGCAACCCTTTTGGAATCTCATCCGATCTAAATTTGTGACCAGTGCCAATTTatttataagctaaacaagcttagggccccactctcttgggggcccccaaaaaattcaaaggaaaaaaaacctggatatacatttccaaaacataagataagttcaacaattactttgataaaatacatgttttgttatgtgcaaatggctttagatacctattgggaCCATAAATgagcatatagcatatattcaacacaaaaaacagtgccaAAGGCCAGTTggacatatgaagggccccattaccttcagtagcttagggcctcatcaaacctaaatccggccctgtttgCGACCATCACCAGTGCCTCTTTTCCCAGGGAATTTCCAGGGTAAGAATAATGTGATATGGGAGCCAAAAATCAGAGGAAAGAACTTGCAGCTTCCAAAACCATACCTTGACTCCCAAGTGTCTTGAGGCTGCTCTTCAGcctgctccactgctcctggaAGGCCTTGTATGGGCAGCTTAGCTCTGcatcctggagaagagaaaaCAGCAGCTGAGCACCAGAGAAGCCAGAGGACTGTGgatcgccctcccatcagatgtcaaggagataagtagatGTACAaccttcaaaagacatctgaaggcagccctatatacgGTAATGTTCTGATACATTTTTGtcttatgttggaagccacccagattggctgggtCAATCCAaacagataaaaaggtaaaggtaaaggaacccctgaccattaggtccagtcgtggccgactctggagttgcggcgctcatctcgctttattggccatgacagcttctgggtcaagtggccagcatgactaagccgtttctggcgaaccagtgcggcgcatggaaacgccatttaccttcccaccggaataggtaaacctatttatttacttgcactttgacatgctttcgaactgctaggttggcaggagcagggactgagcaatgggagctcaccccgtcacggggattcaaactgccgactttctgatcgacaaaccctaggctctgtggtttaacccacagtgccacccgcgtccctccaaacagataggcggggtacaaataataaaattattattattaagtggcagtggcagctgccGCCAGCCAGGAGCCCCACAAAACTCTTACCCGGGCAGTGTCAGTCCCCAAAAGCTGCTCCATATCTTGGCCCACTTGGCTCAGCAGCTGCTTCAGCTGGGCATTCTCCAAAGCCAGGCCCTGCTCCCGCCGTTCCTGCTTGGCTAGCTGGGTGCGGTAGagctcttcctccttcctgccaGAAAGGAGAATCAGGAAATAAAGGAAGATGGATACTGCCTTCCAAAGCCTAAACCAGGCCCAGGACTACCACCCCCTGTGATCTTCAACAGCTATCCACTGTTAGGATTCTTTTCCCGtgctgcagtcatgggattgttttttaTCACATGGTGGTGTaagttttcattccacattgtgggaagtcacggagacaggatgtttgtattactgtgtttccgtgatgtaggacgtttgtcctttgttctctctctttgctatctgatgctgaagaggaaggagctatgATGCTCTGAGtgtgtatttgtaaataaacgtagTTTAGCCAAATGCTGCGCTACTGAGTCTGTATGCTgactgcctatacagtggtacctcaggttacatacgcttcaggttacagatgcttcaggttacagactccgctaacccagaaatagtacctcgggttaagaactttgcttcaggatgagaacagaaattgcgtggtggcagcaggaggctccattagctaaagtggtgcttcaggttaagaacagtttcaggttaagaacggacctctggaacgaattaagtacttaacctgaggtaccactgtactctgttgaCCCTGAAGTGTGCCGATGCCTCTAAGATATCAGTCGCTGTGATTTTCGGGCTGGAGAAAGATTTTGAATCTCCCGAACAAATGAcctggagggagagaacatgccagtcgggcatgtgtctttgCCAGACCCCTACTCGTGTGTAGGACTTCTTGACATCCACCACCTCCTGATAGCCCATCCTTGGATTTAAGAATTCACCTGGCAGCCAGGAATTCCATGCAGgctgggagggtgggtgggtgaggaaggaAAGTTTCTTCCTCCACGACCCACACAAAAAATGCTATGTGGAGCAGCCATACTTAGCCTgcatgacctccagatgttgctgaactgaagCTCCCATCATTACCGACCATGAGCCCCGgtagctgaggttgatgggagttgatggGAGCAATAGctagagggccataggttccccatccctgatgtagaaGGGCCTGGGGTTCCATACCCAGAAGCTATAGGCAGTGATGGGATAGGGAaaatctcctgtctgaaaccctataGGGTCACCAGCAGTCCATGCAGACAgaactgagctagctggaccaaagGCTGCCTTGGTAGATAATTAAATAACTATGTTCCTATCAGCTAGATCAGCTACCTTTAATCTTTCCAGACCCAttacccacttttaacccaaacatgc is a genomic window of Podarcis muralis chromosome 17, rPodMur119.hap1.1, whole genome shotgun sequence containing:
- the LOC114588127 gene encoding afadin- and alpha-actinin-binding protein A-like produces the protein MEASAAPDTPGDQLFTDTQFFVSSYASEMGLFSADGCNPACYPDSGELLGGLGGLGDVVCWSDNVDHCISYLNKELVMLGLPALYKDDGSGDGAEHGFDLLALVNSTCRLLNLYQGVSAKLGDLEAEERRRAGELDYLRSRHGKLKDQVEACEQEIAAVQSKEQQLQSKNKQLNSMLKGEKDEIAKLLNALANQKSQHSHEMKRKEQELLRLREKMSQLVTDKKDKRGTIEVLNTLPRVDGRRATWKTGKTLGRKEEELYRTQLAKQERREQGLALENAQLKQLLSQVGQDMEQLLGTDTARDAELSCPYKAFQEQWSRLKSSLKTLGSQAVYAADSCVSEGGGQDPVISVTDHEKEIMKLKGEIEESRVLIALQQQCFQEQLTAASSSELPAHLKGSYFLEEQQLLQEEQNRFEEQKQAFEVERKNFTEAAIRLGWERKQFEQRKALFLQQGFLSSWPGFDVRDPSRRLSAPVAARGVQDEHLLKQRTWNKPVCTPYAKVMITPCCSPVQVLRRKHLASNPTSPTMCRQQLVLPDDWPASPPQLWQSKRSCQNTACQTEVSVKDELQGDLLERFLDSFL